A genome region from Bombilactobacillus bombi includes the following:
- the trpX gene encoding tryptophan ABC transporter substrate-binding protein, which produces MKRMVALIGILAAFLVVAFFNEGGQLNAQAKPRVGVLTLMHHPALDQIQEGFTAGLAQKGYHNGKNVDIDYQNAQGDQSNLKTMASKLVNENSNVVVGITTPASQSLANATKKIPLVLGAVTDPKAAGLVHNFKRPGGNITGVSNLSPVADQLRLIKEFLPHLQTLGVIYTSSDSSAVAEHKLIVQKAREMKIPLKSYSIANSNDLNQVSQEMLQHVDAVIVPADNVIAGAMQTLVKNSDAVHKPVFPAVDTMVKQGGVATYSINQYKLGIIGGHLTAAILQGKKQPATTPIEYVRHGDPVVNLKQAQKLGLQVPKRFLKEAQTKGEVIK; this is translated from the coding sequence ATGAAAAGAATGGTAGCATTAATTGGAATTCTAGCAGCATTTTTAGTAGTTGCCTTTTTTAATGAAGGTGGACAGCTAAATGCGCAAGCTAAACCGCGCGTGGGTGTCTTAACTTTGATGCATCATCCCGCATTAGATCAAATTCAAGAAGGTTTTACGGCGGGATTAGCACAAAAGGGTTATCACAATGGCAAGAATGTGGATATTGATTATCAAAATGCTCAAGGTGATCAAAGTAATCTGAAAACTATGGCCTCCAAATTAGTTAATGAAAATTCCAACGTTGTAGTAGGAATTACGACTCCCGCTTCACAGTCACTTGCCAATGCCACTAAAAAAATCCCCTTAGTGTTGGGAGCTGTCACAGATCCTAAGGCTGCCGGCTTAGTTCATAATTTTAAGCGCCCAGGCGGTAATATTACGGGTGTTTCAAACTTATCACCTGTAGCCGATCAGTTACGGTTAATTAAAGAATTCTTACCACATTTGCAGACTTTGGGCGTTATTTATACTTCTAGTGATAGTTCGGCTGTAGCTGAGCACAAGTTAATCGTCCAAAAAGCTCGCGAAATGAAAATCCCTCTCAAATCATATTCAATTGCCAACAGCAATGATTTGAATCAAGTTTCCCAAGAGATGTTGCAACATGTAGATGCTGTGATTGTACCTGCAGATAATGTGATTGCAGGAGCGATGCAGACGCTAGTGAAAAATTCAGATGCTGTACACAAGCCAGTTTTTCCTGCTGTGGATACCATGGTCAAACAAGGTGGCGTAGCTACTTATAGTATTAACCAATACAAATTAGGCATTATTGGAGGACACTTAACAGCAGCAATTTTGCAGGGTAAAAAGCAACCAGCTACCACACCGATTGAATATGTGCGCCATGGAGATCCGGTAGTTAACTTAAAGCAAGCCCAAAAATTAGGCTTGCAGGTACCTAAACGCTTCTTAAAAGAAGCACAAACTAAAGGGGAGGTTATTAAATAA
- a CDS encoding YkoF family thiamine/hydroxymethylpyrimidine-binding protein — MSTIPKISCQISFYPLGDTDYNTTIKQVLDIIHNSDITAEVNDMATILRGEAPKIFNLLQQITTKMDTNNVHYVITTTISNTCGCEL; from the coding sequence ATGTCTACTATTCCAAAAATAAGTTGTCAAATTAGTTTTTATCCTTTAGGTGATACTGATTACAACACAACTATCAAACAAGTTTTAGATATCATTCACAATTCTGATATCACCGCTGAAGTTAATGATATGGCAACCATTTTACGTGGTGAGGCACCAAAAATCTTTAATTTGTTACAGCAAATTACTACAAAAATGGATACAAACAATGTCCATTATGTCATCACAACTACGATTTCTAATACCTGTGGCTGCGAATTATAA
- a CDS encoding ABC transporter substrate-binding protein/permease, with amino-acid sequence MKKFRQWLTVILATVFFISSLGTTLVQAADNNVPPANDQYLQKVKDKGTLVMGTSPDFPPYEFMAHGKSKIVGMDVAIAKKIAQDLGVKLVVKSMDFDSLLVALQTGKIDMAMAGMSKTAKRAQSVDFSDVYFHGGMYMVIHEGDKGKYKTYKDLAGQGVGAQTGSIQYNLVKNQAKKSTLKGMDKITDLILALQTHKVAAVVLDQASAEAYANNTNGLTAVDAKFKIKVPGTAIAFPKGAQSLVNAANQSITEIKAKNLINKKYLPEAGKYMTTGSFKANKNKKAAAKSSNSMWAYKDFFIAGLGYTIFISAISVFFGFLLGIILALMRLSHSKVAIGIATAYIEFVRGTPLMVQLLFVYFGLGLVVNIPALLSGIIAVSLNSAAYVAEVIRSGINSIPVGQTEASRSLGMSRSMTMKYIILPQAMKNIWPALGNEFVSLIKESSIVSVIGVKDLIYQSKIVQADTYRGVMPLVITMILYFIITFGISRLMKHFERKMSHE; translated from the coding sequence ATGAAAAAATTTCGGCAATGGCTAACAGTTATATTAGCAACAGTTTTCTTTATTAGTAGTTTGGGTACTACTTTAGTACAAGCAGCTGACAATAATGTTCCACCAGCTAATGATCAATATTTACAGAAGGTTAAAGACAAGGGAACTTTAGTTATGGGGACAAGTCCTGACTTTCCCCCTTATGAGTTTATGGCTCATGGTAAGTCCAAAATTGTAGGAATGGATGTCGCCATTGCCAAAAAAATCGCTCAAGATTTGGGTGTGAAATTAGTTGTTAAGTCCATGGATTTTGATTCTTTACTGGTCGCTTTACAAACGGGCAAAATTGATATGGCCATGGCTGGGATGAGTAAGACAGCTAAACGGGCTCAGAGTGTTGATTTCAGTGATGTTTATTTTCATGGTGGGATGTATATGGTTATCCATGAAGGTGACAAGGGTAAATATAAGACCTATAAAGATTTAGCCGGCCAAGGTGTTGGGGCACAAACAGGATCTATTCAATATAACTTAGTTAAAAATCAAGCTAAAAAGTCCACGTTAAAAGGTATGGATAAGATTACAGATTTAATTTTAGCTTTGCAAACGCACAAAGTAGCAGCCGTAGTCTTAGATCAGGCTTCAGCGGAGGCTTATGCGAATAATACCAATGGTTTAACGGCGGTAGATGCAAAATTCAAAATTAAAGTTCCGGGGACCGCTATTGCTTTTCCTAAAGGGGCACAATCGTTAGTAAATGCAGCTAATCAATCCATTACAGAAATTAAAGCTAAAAATTTAATCAATAAAAAATACCTACCTGAAGCAGGTAAGTATATGACTACCGGCAGTTTTAAAGCTAATAAAAATAAAAAAGCAGCAGCTAAATCCAGTAATTCAATGTGGGCTTATAAAGACTTCTTTATTGCCGGTTTAGGCTATACCATCTTTATTTCAGCTATTTCAGTATTCTTCGGCTTTTTACTTGGGATTATTTTAGCTTTGATGCGGTTGAGTCATAGTAAGGTGGCAATTGGAATTGCTACAGCTTATATTGAATTTGTTCGGGGCACACCTTTAATGGTTCAATTATTGTTTGTTTACTTTGGTTTAGGGCTAGTTGTTAATATTCCTGCGCTTTTGTCCGGAATTATTGCGGTATCGTTGAATTCAGCGGCTTATGTGGCTGAGGTTATCCGTTCAGGTATTAATTCAATCCCAGTAGGACAAACCGAAGCTTCGCGTTCTTTAGGGATGTCCAGATCAATGACGATGAAATATATTATTTTGCCACAGGCAATGAAGAATATTTGGCCGGCTTTGGGTAATGAATTTGTTTCTTTAATTAAGGAAAGTTCTATTGTTTCAGTTATTGGGGTAAAAGATTTAATTTATCAATCCAAGATTGTACAAGCTGATACTTATCGGGGTGTAATGCCATTAGTGATTACGATGATTTTATACTTTATTATTACTTTTGGAATTTCACGGTTAATGAAACACTTTGAAAGGAAGATGTCACATGAATAA
- a CDS encoding cupin domain-containing protein, translating to MAENENIKNGVIFNLGAKNDALAQYFVGQSYLNTLVSDPEVNVTVGNVTFEPGCRNNWHIHRAGYQILLVTGGTGWYQEEGKPAQYLVPGDVVVTHDGVKHWHGATQDSWFSHIAITAGTPEWLEPVSDEQYQSLKK from the coding sequence ATGGCAGAAAATGAAAATATAAAAAATGGCGTTATCTTTAATTTAGGAGCAAAAAATGATGCTTTAGCCCAATATTTTGTAGGACAAAGTTATTTAAATACTTTAGTTAGTGATCCTGAAGTTAATGTCACTGTGGGAAATGTTACTTTTGAGCCCGGTTGTCGCAATAATTGGCATATCCATCGTGCAGGTTACCAAATTTTGTTAGTGACTGGTGGTACAGGCTGGTATCAAGAAGAAGGCAAGCCAGCTCAATATTTAGTGCCAGGAGATGTTGTTGTAACGCATGATGGTGTCAAACATTGGCACGGAGCCACTCAAGATAGCTGGTTTTCACATATTGCGATTACAGCGGGAACTCCTGAATGGTTAGAACCAGTTAGTGATGAACAATATCAAAGTTTAAAAAAATAA
- a CDS encoding class I SAM-dependent methyltransferase: MENVFNKFFNDYDDWYQTPVGQFVDQAETQTLVKLLQPKAQQKILDVGCGIGNFTIKLAQQDCQVTGVDIAPNMLQQARQKLQQQQLTAQLKIMNVEKLSFLDNSFNAAFSMAAFEFINNIQSAYQEMWRVVQPGGHIVIGTIQKNGSWANFYESPACHGTAYEFAHFWTAEQLIALDPKHFVQQKDCLFLPPNLPENNYNLKADQNAMQTTNIGGFTCLLFQK, from the coding sequence ATGGAAAATGTTTTTAATAAATTTTTTAATGACTATGATGATTGGTATCAAACTCCAGTTGGGCAATTTGTTGATCAAGCAGAAACTCAAACACTAGTCAAATTATTGCAGCCAAAAGCCCAGCAAAAAATTTTAGATGTCGGCTGTGGCATTGGCAATTTCACAATTAAACTAGCTCAACAAGACTGTCAAGTAACTGGAGTCGATATTGCACCTAACATGTTGCAACAAGCACGACAAAAGTTACAGCAGCAACAACTCACTGCACAATTAAAAATCATGAATGTTGAAAAATTGTCTTTTTTAGATAATAGCTTTAATGCAGCTTTTTCCATGGCGGCTTTTGAATTTATTAATAATATCCAAAGCGCTTACCAAGAAATGTGGCGAGTGGTACAACCTGGTGGTCATATTGTTATTGGTACTATTCAAAAAAATGGCTCTTGGGCTAATTTTTATGAAAGCCCCGCTTGTCATGGAACTGCTTACGAATTTGCCCACTTTTGGACTGCGGAACAATTAATTGCTTTGGATCCAAAACATTTTGTTCAACAAAAAGATTGCTTATTCTTACCACCCAATCTTCCCGAAAATAATTACAATTTAAAAGCTGACCAAAATGCAATGCAAACAACTAATATAGGGGGATTCACATGTCTACTATTCCAAAAATAA
- a CDS encoding argininosuccinate synthase translates to MAKDKIVLAYSGGLDTSVEIAWLKNKGYDVIACCIDVGEGKDLEKIKEKGLAVGAVESVVIDAKEEFAQEYCLPALQSHAYYEDKYPLVSALSRPLIVKILVEVAKKYGAVAIAHGCTGKGNDQVRFDVGIRALAPEMKIEDPIRETHWSREEEIDYAKENGIPVPINKKSPYSIDENLWGRANECGILEDPWASAPADAYDRSVDIKDAPDEPEIITISFEQGVPVKLNDEKLSLASLIMKLDKIAGKHGIGRIDHVENRLIGIKSREIYECPAATVLLTAHKDIEDITLDKTLDHFKPIVEKEIAELIYNGLWFSPLMDSLLAFIKTSQKDVNGIVRVKLFKGNVICEGRKSPNSLYDEKLATYTAADEFDQEAALGFIKLYGLPTQVYAQVHQKQAGQSNGHK, encoded by the coding sequence ATGGCAAAAGATAAAATCGTTTTAGCATATTCTGGCGGGTTGGATACTTCTGTTGAAATCGCCTGGTTGAAAAACAAAGGTTATGATGTCATTGCTTGTTGTATTGACGTTGGTGAAGGTAAAGATTTAGAAAAAATCAAAGAAAAGGGCTTGGCAGTTGGTGCTGTAGAATCTGTGGTCATCGATGCTAAAGAAGAATTTGCCCAAGAATATTGCTTACCGGCTTTACAAAGTCATGCTTATTATGAAGACAAATATCCTTTAGTTTCAGCGTTATCAAGACCTCTCATTGTTAAAATTTTAGTCGAAGTTGCCAAAAAGTATGGTGCCGTTGCGATTGCCCACGGCTGCACTGGTAAAGGTAATGATCAAGTACGTTTTGACGTTGGTATTCGGGCCTTAGCACCTGAAATGAAAATTGAAGATCCTATTCGTGAAACTCATTGGTCACGAGAAGAAGAAATTGATTACGCCAAAGAAAATGGGATTCCTGTACCAATTAATAAAAAAAGCCCCTATTCGATTGACGAAAACCTTTGGGGAAGAGCTAACGAGTGCGGGATTTTAGAAGATCCTTGGGCTAGTGCTCCCGCAGATGCTTATGACCGCAGTGTTGATATTAAAGATGCTCCCGATGAACCCGAAATTATCACAATTAGTTTTGAGCAAGGTGTACCAGTCAAATTAAATGACGAAAAATTATCACTGGCTAGTTTAATTATGAAACTAGATAAAATTGCTGGCAAACATGGTATTGGCCGAATTGATCATGTGGAAAATCGTTTGATTGGTATTAAATCACGCGAAATTTATGAATGCCCTGCAGCTACAGTTTTATTAACTGCTCACAAAGATATTGAAGATATCACATTAGATAAAACTTTAGATCATTTTAAACCTATTGTAGAAAAAGAAATTGCCGAATTAATTTATAATGGACTTTGGTTCTCACCGTTAATGGATAGCTTGTTGGCTTTCATTAAAACCAGCCAAAAAGACGTCAATGGTATTGTTCGCGTTAAACTCTTTAAAGGAAATGTTATTTGTGAAGGCCGCAAATCACCAAACTCTTTATATGATGAGAAGCTTGCTACTTATACAGCAGCTGATGAATTTGACCAAGAAGCTGCTTTAGGATTTATTAAACTCTATGGTTTACCAACACAAGTATATGCTCAAGTTCACCAAAAACAGGCAGGACAAAGCAATGGCCACAAATAA
- a CDS encoding nitronate monooxygenase, whose amino-acid sequence MNRVNQLLGTKYPIIQGAMAQLATAQLAAAVSNAGGLGIIAAGGKTPDEVREQIHEARQLTDNNFGVNLMLMDPNSPKIAQVIVEEQVPIITTGAGTPKKLMPVMKANGIKVIPVIPNVELAVKMEQLGVDAVVAEGMEAGGHIGQLTSQVLWPQVSDAVSIPVIAAGGIADGRGIVDAFVDGAEGVQLGTLFSIAKESPVGPKWRQAIIEATDTSTIITGLSLSAPVRSLKNKMTLKFSELERNAQNREELETIAVGGLKKAVFDDDVETGSLMAGQISGMIKEAKTCREIIEDLFNDANAVTNKVQSPLF is encoded by the coding sequence ATGAATCGAGTTAATCAACTTTTAGGTACTAAATATCCTATTATTCAAGGAGCCATGGCTCAATTAGCTACCGCCCAACTAGCAGCAGCTGTTTCAAATGCTGGAGGTTTGGGAATTATTGCTGCAGGTGGTAAAACTCCTGACGAAGTGCGGGAACAAATTCACGAAGCTCGTCAATTAACTGATAACAATTTTGGTGTCAATCTTATGTTAATGGATCCTAATTCTCCTAAGATTGCTCAAGTGATTGTTGAAGAACAAGTTCCTATTATTACGACGGGTGCAGGAACACCTAAAAAATTAATGCCAGTTATGAAGGCTAATGGTATCAAAGTTATTCCAGTCATTCCCAATGTTGAATTAGCAGTTAAAATGGAACAATTGGGTGTTGACGCGGTAGTTGCCGAAGGAATGGAAGCAGGTGGTCATATTGGGCAATTAACTTCTCAAGTATTATGGCCTCAAGTAAGTGATGCAGTTTCTATTCCAGTAATTGCTGCAGGTGGGATTGCTGATGGACGTGGAATTGTTGATGCCTTTGTCGATGGCGCAGAAGGAGTGCAATTGGGAACATTATTCTCAATAGCCAAAGAAAGTCCTGTCGGACCTAAATGGCGCCAAGCAATTATTGAAGCAACAGATACTTCAACAATTATTACTGGCTTGTCTTTAAGCGCTCCAGTAAGATCCTTAAAAAATAAAATGACTTTGAAATTTAGTGAATTAGAAAGAAACGCCCAGAACCGTGAAGAGTTAGAAACTATTGCAGTTGGTGGCTTAAAGAAAGCAGTTTTTGATGATGATGTAGAAACTGGTTCTTTAATGGCCGGCCAAATTTCAGGGATGATTAAGGAAGCTAAAACTTGCAGAGAAATTATTGAAGATTTATTTAATGATGCCAATGCAGTCACAAATAAAGTTCAATCGCCTTTATTTTAA
- a CDS encoding ABC transporter permease produces the protein MNLVVSAIGQGLLWALLGLGLYLTFRILNFADMTVEGTFPLGAATAVTAITHGVSPIMATLLAFGVGVLAGLITGLLYTKGKIPSLLAGILVMTAAYSINLRIMGKSNISLLGQKTLFSGKFLQGLPQYFDSVIVGMIIILVITLALIFVLQTQWGQAFIATGDNDQMAKSLGIKTDSMVIMGLMISNGLVGVCGALIAQSNGYADINMGIGTIVIALASIIIGEVIFGELTLNQRLIAVTLGSIVYRLLLLAVLQLGFNANDLNLLSSLVLAICMMLPQLEKHLRLKTTLLKGVRHYD, from the coding sequence ATGAATTTAGTAGTTTCGGCCATTGGCCAAGGCCTTTTATGGGCATTATTAGGATTAGGATTGTATCTAACGTTTCGGATTTTAAATTTTGCAGATATGACAGTTGAGGGAACTTTTCCGTTAGGAGCTGCTACAGCAGTGACAGCTATAACACATGGCGTGTCTCCTATAATGGCTACATTATTAGCTTTTGGAGTGGGCGTTTTAGCAGGATTGATTACAGGTCTACTATATACCAAAGGCAAAATCCCCAGTTTACTAGCTGGAATTTTGGTAATGACAGCCGCATATTCGATTAACTTGCGCATTATGGGTAAATCCAATATATCGTTATTAGGTCAAAAAACGTTATTTAGCGGCAAATTTTTACAAGGATTACCACAATATTTTGATAGTGTCATAGTCGGGATGATAATTATCTTAGTGATTACCTTAGCTTTGATTTTTGTCTTGCAAACACAATGGGGACAAGCATTTATTGCTACTGGTGATAATGACCAAATGGCCAAATCATTAGGAATCAAGACTGACAGCATGGTCATTATGGGATTAATGATTTCTAATGGCTTGGTTGGTGTTTGTGGAGCTTTGATTGCTCAAAGCAATGGTTACGCCGACATTAATATGGGTATTGGTACTATTGTAATTGCTTTAGCATCAATTATTATTGGGGAAGTGATTTTTGGCGAGCTAACTTTAAACCAACGCCTTATTGCGGTGACTTTAGGAAGTATTGTTTATCGGCTATTATTATTGGCCGTCTTGCAGCTTGGATTTAATGCTAATGATTTAAATTTATTGTCTTCTTTAGTCTTGGCTATTTGTATGATGCTGCCGCAATTAGAAAAACATTTACGCTTAAAAACTACTTTGTTAAAAGGGGTGCGCCATTATGACTAA
- a CDS encoding NAD-dependent succinate-semialdehyde dehydrogenase — translation MAYKTIYPYTNETLKEYPNASDADLEQALATGHQLYQQWRQEKPESRSKILQNIADLMQKKRDDLARAMTYDMGKLLTEAQGEVDLCIWIAQYYAEHGAELLQPVPLKTKFGDAYYLKQATGVIVAVEPWNFPLYQVMRVLAPNIMVGNPMILKSASICPMSVQMFADLVAESGAPAGTLTNLFINYDQVATAIADPRVAGVCLTGSERAGTSIAATAGQNLKKSTLELGGNDAFIVLDDANWDELQKVVPQARLFNAGQVCTSSKRFIVMDSMYDQFLEMLKTAFSQVKMGDPMAETTTLAPLSSKSAKEKLQAQVDTAVAAGAKVYYGNEPVDLPGQFFQPTILTDISHDNPIFNQELFGPVASVYRVQNEAEAIQLANDSSYGLGGTVFSSDLQHAEKVAAQVETGMSFINAGWSSTPDMPFGGIKNSGYGRELSDLGIDAFVNQHLVLKP, via the coding sequence ATGGCTTATAAAACTATTTATCCATATACAAATGAAACTTTAAAAGAATATCCTAATGCTTCCGATGCTGATTTAGAGCAGGCCTTAGCGACAGGTCATCAATTATATCAACAATGGCGCCAAGAAAAGCCAGAAAGTCGGAGCAAAATCTTACAAAATATTGCTGATTTAATGCAAAAAAAGCGCGACGACTTAGCTCGAGCTATGACTTATGATATGGGAAAGTTATTAACAGAAGCTCAAGGCGAAGTAGATTTATGTATTTGGATTGCCCAATACTATGCCGAACATGGAGCAGAGTTATTGCAACCTGTACCTCTAAAAACTAAATTTGGTGATGCTTATTATCTAAAACAAGCAACTGGGGTGATTGTTGCTGTTGAACCGTGGAATTTCCCATTATATCAAGTAATGCGAGTCTTAGCTCCTAATATTATGGTTGGAAATCCAATGATTTTAAAATCTGCTTCTATTTGTCCAATGTCTGTTCAAATGTTTGCAGATTTAGTCGCAGAATCAGGTGCACCCGCAGGGACTTTGACTAACTTATTTATTAATTATGATCAAGTAGCTACCGCGATTGCTGATCCACGAGTTGCGGGTGTGTGCTTAACTGGTTCTGAACGAGCAGGAACATCAATTGCTGCTACTGCAGGTCAAAATTTAAAGAAGTCAACCTTAGAATTAGGTGGTAATGATGCTTTTATTGTTTTAGATGATGCAAATTGGGATGAACTACAAAAAGTTGTACCGCAAGCTCGTTTATTTAATGCGGGACAAGTTTGCACCTCTTCCAAGCGCTTTATTGTGATGGATAGTATGTATGATCAATTCTTAGAAATGTTAAAGACAGCTTTCAGTCAAGTGAAAATGGGTGATCCTATGGCTGAAACTACAACTTTAGCACCACTATCTTCAAAGAGCGCCAAAGAAAAATTACAGGCACAAGTTGATACAGCTGTGGCCGCAGGTGCTAAAGTTTATTACGGTAACGAACCAGTAGACTTGCCAGGACAATTCTTCCAACCTACTATCTTAACGGATATTAGTCATGATAATCCAATTTTTAATCAAGAATTATTTGGTCCAGTAGCTTCCGTATATCGTGTACAAAATGAAGCAGAAGCCATCCAATTGGCCAATGATTCCAGCTATGGCTTAGGTGGGACTGTTTTCTCAAGTGATTTACAGCATGCAGAAAAAGTAGCAGCACAAGTTGAAACAGGGATGTCCTTCATCAATGCTGGCTGGTCGTCTACACCCGATATGCCTTTTGGCGGTATCAAGAATTCTGGATATGGTCGGGAATTGAGTGATTTAGGAATTGATGCTTTTGTCAATCAACATTTAGTTTTAAAACCTTAA
- a CDS encoding MerR family transcriptional regulator produces the protein MTTAMKSNLQKTFTIGEFAQLVGLSTYTLRFYEQEGLIIPKRDDANRRYYTEQDVSWLGFLLHLKGTGMTMSEMKEYVTWRAEGDQTIAKRKQLLEKVRQRANKQISDLQHNLEIVNHKIDWYDGKLQCTISDDESFAQYLQKFKKES, from the coding sequence TTGACGACAGCAATGAAATCTAATCTGCAAAAGACTTTTACGATTGGTGAGTTCGCCCAATTAGTAGGATTGTCAACATATACTTTGCGCTTTTATGAGCAAGAAGGGTTAATTATCCCTAAAAGAGATGATGCTAATCGCCGTTATTATACTGAACAAGATGTGAGCTGGTTGGGCTTTTTATTGCATTTAAAAGGCACTGGAATGACAATGAGTGAAATGAAAGAGTATGTTACTTGGCGTGCAGAAGGTGATCAAACAATTGCGAAACGCAAGCAACTATTGGAAAAAGTTCGTCAACGTGCTAACAAGCAAATTTCTGATTTGCAGCACAATTTAGAAATTGTCAATCATAAAATTGATTGGTATGATGGCAAACTCCAATGTACAATTTCCGATGATGAATCTTTTGCGCAGTATTTACAAAAATTTAAGAAGGAATCTTAA
- a CDS encoding ABC transporter ATP-binding protein, translated as MTKPILELKNVSTVVNRGTAQETTILKHINLQINQGDFITLVGTNGAGKSTLFNVISGLLPVNAGQILHNGKDITKMSEEQHTKFLSRVFQDPKMGTAPRMTVAENLLLATKRGEHRTLRPRHLKQHLNHFHELATTMNNGLETHLDTATGSLSGGQRQALSFLMAVLKRPDIILLDEHTAALDPHTSATLMQATNEHIQTDNLTALMITHQLEDALQYGNRLLVLSQGQIQADFSGPAKKALTAQQLYDYFQE; from the coding sequence ATGACTAAGCCAATTTTGGAGTTAAAAAATGTTAGTACAGTTGTTAATCGTGGTACTGCACAAGAAACCACAATTTTAAAGCACATCAATTTACAAATTAATCAAGGTGATTTTATTACCTTAGTGGGAACTAATGGAGCTGGTAAATCAACTTTGTTTAATGTGATTAGTGGCCTACTGCCAGTAAATGCCGGGCAGATTTTGCATAACGGAAAAGATATTACCAAAATGTCAGAAGAACAACATACTAAATTTCTCAGTCGTGTTTTTCAAGATCCTAAAATGGGTACTGCTCCTCGAATGACAGTCGCAGAAAATTTGTTATTAGCCACGAAACGTGGTGAACATCGGACTTTGCGGCCACGCCATTTAAAGCAGCATTTAAATCATTTTCATGAGTTAGCAACAACAATGAATAACGGCTTAGAAACTCACTTAGATACAGCGACAGGATCTTTATCCGGAGGACAACGACAAGCTTTGAGTTTTTTAATGGCTGTTTTAAAACGTCCTGATATTATCTTGCTTGATGAACATACAGCAGCTTTAGATCCACATACTAGTGCGACATTAATGCAAGCCACCAATGAGCACATTCAAACGGATAATTTAACTGCATTGATGATTACTCATCAATTAGAAGATGCGCTGCAATATGGCAATCGTTTATTAGTTTTAAGTCAAGGACAAATTCAAGCTGACTTTAGCGGACCTGCTAAAAAGGCCCTAACTGCCCAGCAGCTTTATGATTATTTTCAAGAATAG